CCCCGAGCACGCCACCGCGGCCACCGAAGTAGAACGGCCAACCCTGGTAGCCGAGCTCGCCGCCGTGGGCCAGGGTGGCTCGGTCGGTCATGAACGCGGCGCCGAGCCGGCCGATCGGACCGGCGACGGCGGCCGCTACCTCCTCGGGGGTCACCGGGTACCTCGGACTTCGTCGAGCCAGTCCGCCCGAACCTCGCCCTCCGCGACGAGCCGGGCGGGGCCGGTGAGGTGGATCCGATTCCCGGCCCGGATTTCGACCTCGAGCCGGCCACCCGGCACTTCGACGGCGATCCGATCGGCTGCGGCCTCGGGCCACGCCGTCGCGGCGGCGGCGGCGGCGCAGGCGCCGGTGCCGCAAGAGCGGGTCTCGCCGACCCCGCGCTCGTGGACCCGCATCAGGAGCTGACCTGGCCCGCGCACCGCGACGAATTCGACGTTCGCGCCGGCCGGGTAATCGGGGCCCTCGACGTCAGGGGCGTCCCGCAGGCTGCCGGCCTCCCCGGGGTCCTCGACGCGAACGACGAGGTGCGGGTTGCCGAGCGAGACCCCGATCGCCGGCCAGGTGCGGCCGCCGGCGCTCACCCGTGCGGACGGCAGCGACGTGAAGCTGCCCATGTCCACGGTGACGTCGCCGCTGGGCGGGACGGTGAGGGTTTTGATGCCGTCGAAAGTGTCGATGGTCAAGCCCCCGGTCGCGGCGAGCCCGGCGTCGACCAGGTAACGCGCGAAAACCCGGATCCCGTTGCCGCACATCTCG
The nucleotide sequence above comes from Mycobacteriales bacterium. Encoded proteins:
- the dapF gene encoding diaminopimelate epimerase, which encodes MGGLRYVKGHGTENDFLILPDAGAVATLAPHVVAALCDRHRGLGADGILGVVATGGDPAWYMDYRNADGSVAEMCGNGIRVFARYLVDAGLAATGGLTIDTFDGIKTLTVPPSGDVTVDMGSFTSLPSARVSAGGRTWPAIGVSLGNPHLVVRVEDPGEAGSLRDAPDVEGPDYPAGANVEFVAVRGPGQLLMRVHERGVGETRSCGTGACAAAAAATAWPEAAADRIAVEVPGGRLEVEIRAGNRIHLTGPARLVAEGEVRADWLDEVRGTR